A genome region from Campylobacterota bacterium includes the following:
- a CDS encoding Fic family protein encodes MIKSKYLLYAFKTTHNAPIHYWYETDKRYFRSTKPPKNILDKTNAECDGLSPEEIIQNPWNHWENNDIQKIMTSSGVCINYLKSTDSDWIQKHEDLKLLELYSDLVVNFDISRSFGFNTVKKWHTRAFESIYPFAGELRTVEMSKGDNLEAWTWRLEFLQGIPALNTLIKEVSKKQYKDIESITADLSRLLSEFLFIHPFREGNGRISRLLGDIILAKNGFPMIGLNLKSGDDYIQKVHEGYHCNYEPLQQLLIDKIEEEIRNG; translated from the coding sequence ATGATTAAATCGAAGTATCTTCTTTATGCGTTTAAAACGACTCATAATGCACCAATCCACTATTGGTATGAAACGGATAAACGATACTTTAGATCAACGAAACCGCCTAAAAATATTCTCGATAAAACGAATGCGGAATGTGACGGGTTAAGCCCTGAAGAAATCATTCAAAACCCTTGGAATCATTGGGAAAACAACGACATTCAAAAAATCATGACCTCTAGCGGTGTATGTATCAACTATCTCAAATCCACCGATAGCGATTGGATTCAAAAACATGAGGATTTAAAACTCCTCGAACTTTACAGCGATTTGGTTGTCAATTTCGATATTTCGAGATCATTCGGTTTTAATACCGTCAAAAAATGGCATACGAGGGCTTTTGAATCAATCTACCCATTTGCTGGCGAACTGAGAACCGTTGAAATGAGCAAAGGGGATAACCTCGAAGCGTGGACATGGAGGTTGGAATTTTTGCAAGGGATTCCAGCCCTCAATACGTTAATTAAAGAGGTTTCTAAAAAGCAGTATAAAGATATTGAGTCGATTACGGCGGATTTATCCCGATTGTTGAGCGAATTTTTATTTATTCACCCGTTTAGGGAAGGAAACGGGCGAATCAGCCGACTTTTAGGCGATATTATTTTGGCAAAAAACGGTTTCCCTATGATCGGACTCAATCTCAAAAGCGGGGATGATTATATTCAAAAAGTACATGAGGGGTATCACTGCAACTATGAACCGTTGCAGCAATTATTGATCGATAAAATCGAAGAAGAGATTAGGAATGGATAA
- a CDS encoding adenosylcobinamide-GDP ribazoletransferase produces the protein MNNVYLGIKFALSYFTLLPVRFRQSDDLSHPAVLRTMLLALPAIGLLLAGLSVALFLTLEPLGWIGAVIAAGAYMILYGFLHIEAIIDVADAIHAAHSGKDPYTVIKEPTVGAMGVLYGAMAVLFKTALLASLLMHQQFAAFAAVAVISRLGLLGILALFAFRSTFVSQLRASFGKTALLGAVAVYSLIGFWLLSWPYALALGSGIALALLIALALRRALGFLNGDTLGASLEAVEILLILGFLWP, from the coding sequence GTGAATAATGTCTATCTGGGGATTAAATTCGCCCTGAGTTATTTCACCCTCCTTCCCGTCCGTTTTCGCCAGAGCGATGACCTCTCCCATCCCGCCGTCCTTCGGACGATGCTCTTGGCCCTCCCCGCCATCGGGCTGCTCCTCGCGGGGCTTTCCGTCGCCCTTTTCCTTACCCTCGAACCGCTGGGGTGGATCGGAGCGGTGATCGCCGCGGGTGCCTACATGATCCTTTATGGATTTCTGCATATCGAGGCGATCATCGACGTCGCCGATGCGATCCACGCCGCCCACAGCGGCAAAGACCCTTACACGGTGATCAAAGAGCCGACGGTTGGGGCAATGGGGGTTTTGTACGGCGCGATGGCGGTCCTCTTCAAAACCGCGCTGCTCGCCTCGCTGCTGATGCACCAGCAGTTTGCCGCCTTTGCCGCCGTCGCGGTGATCAGCCGTCTGGGGCTGCTGGGCATTCTGGCACTCTTTGCGTTTCGCTCGACGTTCGTGTCGCAGCTGCGTGCCTCGTTCGGAAAAACCGCGCTGCTGGGGGCGGTGGCGGTCTATTCGCTGATCGGGTTTTGGCTCCTCTCGTGGCCGTACGCACTCGCTTTGGGATCAGGAATCGCGCTGGCGCTGCTGATCGCGCTGGCGCTGCGCCGAGCGCTGGGATTTCTCAACGGTGACACGCTGGGGGCGTCGCTGGAGGCGGTTGAAATCCTCCTGATACTCGGGTTCCTATGGCCCTGA
- a CDS encoding histidine phosphatase family protein, with amino-acid sequence MALILLRHAPPPPRWQGSYLGHSDVDIDTSLFDETKIAPLVRERFDRVYSSDLIRCTQTLDAMGLQGYLTDRRLREVRFKPSFEGKTFAQIERMEGYDPAALASEEDWHRFVCDESPEAFRRRVGSFLAELDPKLNILVCTHAGTIKTILSLLRSSEHDGIPAYLDYVRIPLFGYN; translated from the coding sequence ATGGCCCTGATCCTGCTGCGCCACGCTCCCCCGCCACCGCGCTGGCAAGGGAGCTATCTGGGCCACTCCGACGTCGACATCGACACAAGCCTCTTCGACGAAACGAAAATCGCGCCGCTGGTGCGCGAACGGTTCGACCGCGTCTACTCCTCCGACCTCATCCGATGCACCCAGACCCTGGACGCGATGGGGCTGCAAGGCTATCTCACCGATCGGCGGCTGCGCGAAGTGCGGTTCAAACCCTCCTTCGAGGGAAAAACCTTTGCGCAGATCGAGCGGATGGAGGGGTACGACCCCGCCGCCCTCGCCTCCGAAGAGGATTGGCACCGCTTCGTCTGCGACGAATCCCCCGAAGCCTTCCGCCGCCGCGTCGGATCGTTTTTGGCAGAGCTTGACCCGAAACTGAACATTTTGGTCTGCACCCACGCCGGGACGATCAAAACCATCCTCTCCCTGCTCCGTTCGTCGGAGCACGATGGAATTCCGGCCTATCTGGACTATGTGCGCATCCCCCTTTTTGGGTACAATTAA
- a CDS encoding BamA/TamA family outer membrane protein, with product MRIVWLLAASALLLFSAPLRIVFSGNHSFEESRLYEVLGLRKPYAVEVWEAPPTLDEVAVAQSVSALGSFYRSKGFYHARVTSEVKEGSVTFTIAENTPVIVKSVQVNSPIDVETLVTIRPEDRFDQEKFSETKSAIKKRYGERGYCNASFNAKAWVDIETDEAHLLFEAFPGEACTFGKITASSTPNIDGKLTASMLRFEEGDPYSVEAIKKSYEALYAQEAIARVVINDNERNGSVVPISLAVEEVERPIRFTAGLGYSSDQGPSAQMGVKHRNFFGDLKTLSLDARYTDLMQEVAGTLTVPLRNRGVLGAEVGYKDETFDGYKTESTYEKVTAKYQDTPASVMAGVLFDRVQTYDSTDPVNFPDSILYIASPLGEINLDTRDNILEPTKGFWLNAKGMGSLRSPVFSDATYFKSLLSGAYILSAGEHVVGAKAKWGTLRVYDGDVPASYRFYAGGMNSNRAYTYRELGPKNSAGDPLGFPSLLEGSLEYRFPIYGEFRGVLFSDLTFIGDDYIPDYDVAYWGIGWGLRYVTPIGPIAFDVGFDPDDPSQYAIHFRIGELF from the coding sequence GTGCGCATCGTCTGGCTGCTCGCCGCATCGGCACTCCTCCTTTTTTCGGCCCCCCTGCGGATCGTTTTCAGCGGAAACCATTCGTTCGAAGAATCGCGCCTGTATGAAGTGCTGGGGCTGCGCAAACCCTACGCGGTCGAAGTCTGGGAGGCTCCCCCCACCCTCGACGAAGTCGCCGTCGCCCAAAGCGTTTCGGCGCTGGGGAGCTTTTACCGGTCCAAAGGGTTCTACCACGCCCGCGTCACCTCGGAGGTGAAAGAGGGGAGCGTCACCTTCACCATCGCCGAAAACACTCCCGTCATCGTCAAAAGCGTCCAGGTCAACAGCCCCATCGACGTCGAAACGCTGGTGACGATCCGTCCCGAAGATCGGTTCGATCAGGAAAAATTTTCCGAAACGAAATCGGCGATCAAAAAACGCTACGGAGAGCGGGGATACTGCAACGCGAGCTTCAATGCCAAAGCGTGGGTCGACATCGAAACCGACGAAGCGCACCTCCTCTTCGAGGCCTTCCCGGGCGAAGCGTGCACCTTCGGCAAAATCACCGCCTCGTCCACCCCCAACATCGACGGTAAGCTCACCGCCTCGATGCTCCGGTTCGAAGAGGGAGACCCCTACAGCGTCGAAGCGATCAAAAAAAGTTACGAGGCCCTCTACGCGCAGGAGGCGATCGCGCGGGTGGTGATCAACGACAACGAGCGCAACGGCAGCGTCGTCCCGATCTCCCTCGCCGTCGAAGAGGTCGAACGTCCGATCCGCTTCACCGCCGGTCTGGGTTACAGCAGCGACCAGGGACCAAGCGCGCAGATGGGGGTCAAACACCGCAATTTTTTCGGCGATCTCAAAACCCTCTCGCTCGACGCCCGCTACACCGACCTGATGCAAGAAGTGGCCGGAACCCTCACCGTCCCGCTCCGCAACCGCGGCGTACTCGGGGCCGAGGTGGGATATAAAGACGAGACGTTCGACGGGTACAAAACCGAAAGTACCTACGAAAAAGTGACCGCCAAATACCAAGACACCCCGGCCTCGGTCATGGCGGGGGTCCTGTTTGACCGGGTGCAGACCTACGATTCGACCGACCCCGTCAACTTTCCCGACAGCATCCTCTACATCGCTTCGCCGCTGGGAGAGATCAATCTCGATACCCGCGACAACATCCTCGAACCGACCAAAGGGTTCTGGCTGAACGCCAAAGGGATGGGATCGCTGCGTTCTCCCGTCTTTTCGGACGCCACCTATTTCAAAAGCCTCCTCTCGGGAGCCTACATCCTCAGCGCCGGGGAGCATGTCGTAGGGGCAAAAGCCAAATGGGGGACGCTGCGCGTTTACGACGGCGACGTTCCCGCATCGTATCGCTTCTACGCGGGGGGGATGAACTCCAACCGCGCCTACACCTACCGTGAACTGGGTCCCAAAAACAGTGCCGGTGACCCACTGGGGTTCCCTTCGCTGCTGGAAGGGAGCCTGGAGTACCGCTTCCCCATCTACGGCGAATTCCGGGGGGTCTTGTTCAGCGATCTCACGTTTATCGGGGACGATTATATCCCCGATTACGACGTCGCCTATTGGGGGATAGGATGGGGGCTTCGCTACGTCACCCCCATCGGCCCGATCGCGTTTGACGTCGGATTCGATCCGGACGATCCGAGCCAGTATGCGATCCATTTCCGGATCGGGGAATTGTTCTAG
- a CDS encoding HAMP domain-containing sensor histidine kinase, which translates to MLLKTFKGRILAVSLGMTVLAVAIFGYGLASIYYQHMHKCLSRSLTFLGNMIVHEYDVSRWDERTRRLIWHDEQLRSVMKGGLIDRMRIEVVASIPSKSDERLFHAITLKDGRHFVISSSTAKIDDELFRMIGSRWIFFLFGFVFTSGVIYLLIRHLFAPFNALVNHCLTCDDPESKPDEVSGGREIIALRDAIATLQQRISGLQKAQHESMKALTHELKTPLAQLRLRIDLADQKGEWKSDAIAEAREEIDTIAAKITTILHTTEHVGKTEKIRLKKAIGEWVEELRGLWEHRGLCFNLDIPDAAVAELPRIPFERVCRILIENALNHACEGSDVFIRCRGGIIEISNPPCDQASTLIHSSGVGLSIARTLCDYYGWMLRDEQDETSYRVVFSAA; encoded by the coding sequence ATGCTCTTAAAAACGTTTAAAGGGCGAATCCTGGCGGTATCGCTGGGGATGACGGTGCTGGCGGTAGCGATCTTCGGATACGGTCTGGCCAGCATCTATTATCAGCACATGCACAAATGCCTTTCGCGCAGCCTGACCTTTCTGGGGAACATGATCGTGCACGAGTATGACGTGTCGCGGTGGGACGAGCGGACGCGCCGGCTGATATGGCACGACGAACAGCTAAGAAGCGTGATGAAGGGGGGGCTCATCGACCGGATGCGCATCGAGGTGGTCGCCAGCATCCCGTCCAAAAGCGACGAGAGGCTGTTTCATGCGATCACGCTGAAAGACGGGCGCCATTTCGTCATCAGTTCGTCAACGGCCAAAATTGACGACGAGCTTTTTCGGATGATCGGCAGCCGATGGATCTTTTTTCTGTTCGGTTTTGTATTTACGAGCGGGGTGATCTATCTGCTCATCCGCCATCTTTTCGCTCCGTTCAATGCCCTCGTCAACCACTGTCTCACCTGCGACGATCCCGAGAGCAAACCCGACGAGGTGAGCGGCGGACGGGAGATCATCGCCCTGCGCGACGCGATAGCAACGCTGCAGCAGCGGATCAGCGGTCTGCAAAAAGCCCAGCACGAATCGATGAAGGCCCTGACGCACGAGTTGAAAACGCCGTTGGCGCAACTGCGCCTGCGTATCGATCTGGCCGATCAGAAAGGGGAATGGAAAAGCGACGCGATCGCCGAAGCGCGCGAAGAGATCGATACGATCGCCGCGAAGATCACCACTATTTTGCATACGACCGAGCATGTCGGCAAGACGGAGAAGATCCGGCTCAAAAAAGCGATCGGGGAGTGGGTCGAAGAGTTGCGCGGATTGTGGGAACACCGGGGATTGTGTTTCAACCTCGATATTCCCGATGCGGCGGTGGCCGAACTACCGCGGATCCCTTTTGAACGGGTGTGCCGGATCCTCATCGAAAATGCGCTCAACCACGCCTGCGAAGGGAGCGATGTTTTTATCCGCTGCCGCGGAGGGATCATCGAAATCTCGAATCCTCCGTGCGATCAGGCCTCTACCCTGATCCACTCAAGCGGCGTAGGCCTTTCGATCGCCAGGACGCTTTGCGATTATTACGGGTGGATGCTGCGCGACGAACAGGACGAGACGAGCTACCGGGTCGTTTTTTCGGCGGCCTAG
- a CDS encoding response regulator transcription factor, with protein sequence MRVLIIEDDMKMRGMLKDALESVYRIDTAQTIDEALEWIESCSYGAVLLDRNLCGEDNGMEIIPKLKKRHPSCAVMIASAYGGVEERIAGLSAGADDYLEKPYDLRELRMRLDGLIRRFAPETITAGGICLDLVHQTITADGKPITLSKKENDVLFFLASRPDKVFSRDDIANAVYSDPASMTSNTIDVVISHIRKKLPVDVIETVKGRGYALKNV encoded by the coding sequence ATGCGAGTACTTATAATAGAAGATGATATGAAAATGAGGGGCATGCTCAAAGATGCCCTGGAGTCGGTTTACCGTATCGACACGGCCCAGACGATCGACGAGGCCCTGGAATGGATCGAAAGCTGTTCATACGGCGCGGTGTTGCTGGACCGTAACCTGTGCGGGGAGGACAACGGGATGGAGATCATCCCCAAACTCAAGAAGCGTCACCCCTCCTGCGCCGTCATGATCGCCAGCGCCTACGGGGGGGTCGAGGAGAGGATCGCCGGACTCAGCGCGGGGGCGGACGATTATCTTGAAAAACCGTACGATCTCCGGGAACTGCGGATGCGCCTGGACGGTCTGATCCGGCGGTTTGCCCCCGAAACGATCACGGCGGGCGGGATCTGTCTGGACCTGGTCCATCAGACGATTACGGCCGATGGGAAACCGATCACGCTGTCGAAAAAAGAGAACGACGTCCTTTTCTTCCTGGCGTCAAGGCCCGACAAGGTTTTCAGCCGGGACGATATCGCCAACGCCGTTTATTCCGATCCCGCGTCGATGACGTCCAACACCATAGATGTGGTGATCAGCCACATACGCAAAAAACTGCCGGTCGACGTGATCGAAACGGTCAAAGGACGCGGCTATGCTCTTAAAAACGTTTAA
- a CDS encoding OprD family outer membrane porin, with amino-acid sequence MKRNAILSLSAILATQLMGAEDLNEMMKEGKFGGYVRIHHIEPAFSDTVAATGSAIGGKLKYQTGALHGLRFGAAMYTTHDTGLTKWDYKTRDGYNQVAQGLLGDAMDSYSTLGEAYASYRLSNTDITYGRQEFKTPMTDNAVTIIPQLFEGTVATIKEIPDFTVTAAHITKMQFGTRAATDAGLIGDAAYQITSGAGYGLVSPSVNGTTGVITPGSGKGSFLDMSDATLGANKLDTSGVTALGIEYAKGGLKARVWDYYAHEMYNTIYADAEYKINAGPAKVTLGAQILKQDDVGNFATSAGGNELKKLRSVNTLTASSIYKTKISSDGQIDATLWGVQAKADVGDFSFSAAYNRNEDGHVMNAWQGDPAYTSMIFARNEYRADTDAYKLGAEYSFASLGVPGLKFIVNHARYDTDVQTWTGTTGSTAGTISTVRNETTEVQDYILHYAVPSVKGLWFRLFHEQRDNGTRNYEQAHTRLIANLSF; translated from the coding sequence ATGAAACGAAATGCGATCCTGTCCCTTTCCGCGATCCTCGCCACCCAGCTAATGGGGGCGGAAGATCTCAACGAAATGATGAAAGAGGGGAAATTCGGCGGTTACGTCCGGATTCACCACATTGAACCCGCTTTTTCCGATACCGTAGCCGCCACCGGCAGCGCCATCGGAGGCAAGCTCAAATACCAGACGGGAGCGCTGCACGGCCTTCGCTTCGGCGCGGCGATGTACACGACCCACGACACCGGACTGACCAAATGGGACTACAAAACCCGTGACGGCTATAATCAGGTAGCCCAGGGGCTTTTGGGCGACGCGATGGACAGCTATTCGACGCTCGGCGAAGCCTACGCAAGCTACCGTCTCTCCAACACCGACATCACCTACGGCCGTCAGGAGTTTAAAACCCCGATGACCGACAACGCCGTCACGATCATCCCTCAACTCTTCGAGGGAACGGTCGCGACGATCAAGGAAATCCCCGATTTCACGGTTACCGCGGCCCATATCACCAAAATGCAGTTCGGTACGCGTGCCGCCACCGATGCGGGGCTGATCGGCGACGCCGCCTATCAAATCACCTCGGGTGCGGGATACGGGCTTGTCAGCCCCTCGGTCAACGGTACGACGGGCGTGATTACCCCGGGTTCGGGTAAAGGGTCCTTCCTGGATATGTCGGATGCGACCCTCGGAGCCAACAAACTCGATACGTCCGGGGTCACCGCGTTGGGAATCGAGTACGCCAAAGGAGGTCTCAAAGCCCGCGTCTGGGATTACTATGCGCACGAGATGTACAACACGATTTACGCCGATGCCGAATACAAAATCAATGCCGGTCCGGCCAAAGTAACCCTCGGGGCCCAAATCCTCAAACAAGACGACGTCGGGAACTTCGCCACTTCCGCCGGGGGGAACGAACTCAAAAAACTTCGCAGCGTCAACACGCTGACGGCTTCCTCCATTTACAAAACGAAAATCAGTTCGGACGGTCAGATCGACGCCACGTTGTGGGGGGTTCAGGCCAAAGCCGACGTCGGAGACTTCAGTTTCTCCGCCGCCTACAACCGAAACGAGGACGGTCACGTGATGAACGCTTGGCAGGGCGATCCCGCCTATACCAGCATGATTTTCGCCCGTAACGAATACCGTGCCGACACCGACGCGTACAAACTCGGTGCCGAATACAGCTTTGCGTCCCTCGGGGTACCGGGGCTCAAATTCATCGTCAACCATGCCCGTTACGACACCGACGTGCAGACATGGACCGGAACCACGGGCAGTACCGCCGGAACCATCAGCACCGTCCGGAACGAAACGACCGAAGTACAGGATTATATCCTCCACTACGCCGTCCCTTCGGTCAAAGGGTTGTGGTTCCGTCTGTTCCACGAACAGCGTGACAACGGTACCCGCAACTACGAACAGGCGCACACCCGTCTGATCGCCAACCTGAGTTTTTAA
- a CDS encoding FAD-dependent oxidoreductase produces the protein MKLSRRDMLKASGIGAAALALGGISATSASAAENPAAATELLPKPGGKRVVIVGGGWGGLTAARYIKKESPEAEVVVLEKRDLFMSCPISNEWLSGEVGMDFLTRDYYTAAQAFGYKMFQTTVTDIDRETRTVSTTTGKIGYDYLLLSPGIAYDYTKWFGKDTLAAERCRQECPPALMPGSEHVALKKMLEEFEGGNFVISVPDGPYRCPPAPYERAAMVAHYLKKNGIQGKVILLDPKAKPAPKGPGFLAAYKELYPDIVEYRSNSLVKTVDLDKKEVIVTVTLADDRTEEVRIPYAAANLMPTNKASEIVAMAGVSTGKAGWGMMESPTFQSKADPRVFVIGDAVGGYPYPKSGAIANGQGHIVASHIASLIAGRPTLKEVTLPQNICYSMVNDKEAISIGVTFSMMDDKDINGNDIKVIKPKMTENNTRSPELGKTTHEWYKGMMRDIFGS, from the coding sequence ATGAAACTCTCTCGACGCGATATGCTCAAAGCTTCCGGAATCGGCGCCGCGGCGCTGGCTCTTGGAGGCATCTCCGCGACATCGGCTTCGGCGGCCGAAAATCCTGCCGCCGCGACCGAGCTCCTGCCCAAACCCGGCGGCAAACGGGTCGTCATCGTCGGCGGCGGCTGGGGCGGCCTCACCGCAGCCCGCTACATCAAAAAAGAATCCCCCGAGGCCGAAGTGGTGGTCCTCGAAAAACGGGATCTTTTCATGTCGTGCCCGATAAGCAACGAATGGCTCAGCGGCGAAGTGGGAATGGATTTCCTGACCCGCGATTACTACACCGCCGCACAGGCGTTCGGATACAAAATGTTCCAGACCACCGTCACCGATATCGACCGTGAAACCCGCACCGTGTCGACGACGACCGGCAAGATCGGCTACGATTATCTCCTTCTCTCGCCCGGAATCGCGTACGATTACACCAAATGGTTCGGCAAAGACACCCTTGCCGCCGAGCGGTGCCGCCAGGAGTGCCCGCCGGCGCTCATGCCCGGGAGCGAGCACGTCGCCCTTAAAAAGATGCTGGAGGAGTTCGAAGGGGGCAATTTCGTCATTTCCGTCCCCGACGGCCCCTACCGCTGCCCTCCGGCACCGTACGAGCGTGCCGCGATGGTGGCCCACTACCTGAAGAAAAACGGCATCCAGGGCAAAGTGATCCTCCTTGATCCCAAAGCCAAGCCTGCTCCGAAAGGACCCGGTTTTCTCGCGGCATACAAGGAACTTTACCCCGACATCGTCGAATATCGTTCCAATTCGCTGGTCAAAACCGTCGATCTGGATAAAAAAGAGGTCATCGTCACGGTCACCCTTGCAGACGACCGCACCGAAGAGGTACGCATCCCCTACGCTGCGGCAAATCTGATGCCGACCAACAAAGCGTCCGAAATTGTCGCGATGGCCGGTGTTTCAACGGGTAAAGCGGGATGGGGGATGATGGAATCGCCCACGTTCCAGAGCAAAGCGGACCCGAGGGTCTTCGTCATCGGGGATGCCGTCGGCGGCTATCCCTACCCCAAAAGCGGTGCGATCGCCAACGGCCAGGGACATATCGTCGCGTCCCATATCGCTTCACTGATTGCGGGGCGTCCGACGCTCAAAGAAGTGACTCTCCCTCAAAACATCTGTTATTCGATGGTCAATGACAAAGAAGCGATCTCGATCGGCGTCACCTTCTCGATGATGGATGACAAAGACATCAACGGCAACGATATCAAAGTGATCAAGCCGAAAATGACCGAAAACAACACCCGTTCCCCCGAGCTGGGAAAAACCACGCACGAATGGTACAAAGGGATGATGCGCGACATTTTCGGAAGCTGA